A section of the Telopea speciosissima isolate NSW1024214 ecotype Mountain lineage chromosome 3, Tspe_v1, whole genome shotgun sequence genome encodes:
- the LOC122655266 gene encoding uncharacterized protein LOC122655266 produces the protein MFLATWIRDLERIFEVLQCNDTDKIRCATYQLQGHADAWWHSSKEHFLAKYPNATWAQFTEAFLENYFPRNIREKKEVEFMSLNQGSKSVLEYQQAFEEHFYFALEHMKAEGVKARRFERGLRASLSTSVVLHKYPTYAKVVQTAKMIEDQQRENHKAIQAGKRPMSS, from the coding sequence ATGTTTTTAGCTACCTGGATAAGAGATCTGGAGAGAATCTTTGAGGTGCTGCAGTGTAATGACACCGACAAGATTCGATGTGCCACTTACCAACTCCAAGGTCACGCTGATGCATGGTGGCATTCCTCAAAGGAGCACTTCTTGGCCAAATACCCAAATGCAACCTGGGCTCAGTTCACAGAAGCTTTTCTCGAGAATTACTTTCCAAGGAACATtcgagagaagaaggaagttgaGTTTATGAGCCTCAACCAGGGATCCAAGTCGGTCCTCGAATATCAACAAGCCTTTGAGGAGCATTTCTATTTTGCTCTAGAGCACATGAAGGCTGAGGGAGTTAAGGCGAGAAGGTTCGAAAGAGGGCTGAGAGCCAGCTTGAGTACATCTGTGgtactacacaagtaccctacctATGCGAAAGTGGTTCAGACTGCTAAGATGATTGAAGATCAGCAGAGAGAGAACCACAAGGCCATACAAGCAGGCAAGAGGCCAATGTCATCCTAG